Below is a genomic region from Hippea sp. KM1.
TTCAGCCGAGGGATTATATGAATGCATGGCTTCTGGTATTTGGCCTATTTTTGGGAGGTATAGCGGTAATATTGGCATTTAAGCCCATGACAATACCACAGGCCACCATGTTCTCTGCTCCTATTATCGGCGGCCAACCCACACCCTTCTGGCCTGCCATACCGCTAATTATAGCATGTGGTTCATTGAGCGGATTCCATGCACTTGTCGCAAGCGGAACAACCTCAAAACAGTTGGCCGATGAGGTTGAGGGATTATTTATAGGATATGGCTCCATGCTTACAGAGGGATTTTTATCCACGCTTGTCATTTTATCTATAGGAATAGCAGGTATGGGTATAGTGGGCGCAGACAAGGCAAAAGAGTTAACATCGACAGCAACCTATTTTGGAACACACTATATCGGTGTAATGAAGGCAAATGGAGGCCCTGTAGGCATATTTGCAAAATCCTATGCCACCGTAGTCAACGGAGTATTAGGCATACCGAAAGCCTTTATGATAATATTGGCGGCTATGTGGGTGGCATCATTCGCCATGACAACCCTGGATACCACAAATAGGCTGGCAAGATACACCTTTGCCGAAATACTTGAACCGCTCAAAGACAACGCAAAGGGATTGTATGAGTTATTTACAAACAAATGGGTAGCCTCGTTTATACCGGCGGCCATAGGAATTGGTCTTGCCTGGAGTGGGGAATGGAAGGTCATATGGCCTGCCTTTGGTGCTGCAAATCAGATGCTTGCCTCCATTGCTCTATTCACGGCAGCGGCCTGGGTTATGAGGGTTCAGAAAAAACCATCCTGGCCTGTATTTGCCCCTGCAATATTCCTGTGGATAACCGTTACACTTGCAATGGTGTGGTATCTAATAAAGGTAATACCTGTGTTTATGCACAAAAACCCTGTTCAGGCATACACACTCGGTGCAATAATGGTTATTATGCTAATTCTAAACCTCATTCTCATTTACGATTTCTCAAAGCCTGACAAAACCCAACAGTTTGTTAAAGACAATGCTTGAGGGGTTTTTGAAGAATTTAGAAGCATTCATAGAAGGCTTTAAGCAGCAGAGCACATCGGCCATAGAGCTTCAGCTGCATGAGATGGAAAATGCATTTGCACTTGTGTGTTTCGGATCCCTGATGGGCATGCCATCCCCTCCGAGCTATCTGGGGATGGCACTGCTGCCCTATTTAGAGCATGAAATAAAGGTTATGATATTCAAATCGGAAAGATTGGATGACAAAATTGCCGAATTCTTTGATTTGAGTGATATATGAAAAACATAATATTCTTTTTAGGCAAAGGCGGAACAGGCAAGACAACATCCTCTGTAGGATTTGCTTATTACCTGGTAGACCAAGACAAAAGCGTTTATCTTGCCTCTATTGACCCTGCACACAATATAGGAGACATAATCTCAAACAGCAATCTAAAAGGTCCAACGAACATCTATAAAGGGCTATACGCAGAGGAGATAGATACGGAGTTTTACCTAAAACAGTTCATAAACACCACAACAAAGAGAATGAAGGAAACCTATAAATACTTACAAATTATAAACTTAGACTCAATGCTCGATATAATGAAGTATTCACCCGGGATGGAAGAATACGCCATAATGTACGCACTAAAAGACAAAATAGAATCGAACTTAGACAAAGATTACATAATCATAGATACACCACCAACGGGTCTAATGCTAAAGATATTTGCTCTACCCATAACATCAAAGATGTGGATAGATAGACTAATAAAATGGAGGAAAAAAATCATACAAACAAGGGGGGCAATAAAGAACATAAACCCCAAAGCTATAGACGATGAGCTTGCAATAACCGAAGAAGACGATAAGGTTTTAAAAGAGCTGGGGCTGCAATCACAAACGGTGGAGTTTCTTCTTAACCTGCTAAGGGATAAAAACAAAACAAAAACGGTTATTATAACCAACGAGGATAGCCTCTCTTTAAGCGAAAGCAAAAGGATCATAGAAGGGCTCAATCATCTATCCATACCATTAAACTTAATTGTGTTAAACAAAAAAGGCTTAATGAACAAACCTGAAAACTTAGAAAATCACTTCAATGTCGATATGGTAGAAGTGCCATTTATAGAAAATGCAACAAATATAGAGAACATCAAAAAGCTATGTCAGGTCTGGGCTAAAAGGGTGTTGGATGAATAGCACATACATAACAATTTTTATAGGCGTAAGTGTTGCCATAAGCCTGGTATACATTGCAGGATACAAGAAAAATATAAAGATAATGAAGGAAATGGCAAAGAGCTTAGAGGCTGCACTAAATCCGAAAGACAAGCTTTATACCTACTTAGGTGGGGTTTTGGGCTTCTCAGCTGAATACAAAGTAAACGGATTCAAGAAGGTTTTTGTTAATCTAAGGCTCATACCACGACAAAGCATACTTTATCTGCCTTTTATGTTTATAACCAGCGGAAAAGACAGCCTGCAGATCATGTTCTATACGGAAAAACCCATAATAGGAGAATTCCACATAATAAAAGAAGGCCCATTAAAGCTTACAAAACCCAAAATATACAACAGGGGGAAACTAAAAAAAGAAACGGCAATAATAGATAATAGAAAATACGAAATACTCAAGGATTCAGACAAATACTCAAACTTCAAAAATCTCATAAAGCTATTCAACACCAAACACTTCAACCACCTCGCCATTACAAAAGAAAATAGTATTGTTTACATAAACCTGCTCTTTTATAGAGTGAATTATAATGAACTTGAGAACTCTCTTAAAAAAACAGCAAATTTCATCAAAAGTTCTATCTAATTAAAAAACAATTGAATTCAGCCAAATTTTATTTATACTTCTTTTCAGGATAAACGAGGAAAAAAGATGGATATTGAACTGGATATCGAATGGGAAACTTACTTCTATAGCAAAACAGAAGCAGGTAAATTAATGACAAAAAAGAACGATCCGCCGCCAAAAAAATACTTCAAAATTATTAACCCAAATGGCCATTACGGCATCTCTTACACAGAAGGTATAAACGAAGATATATTACCCTTTAATCCAGATCCATATGGAGAACCCGGAGGTATATATTTTGCAGCAAAGGATATCTTTTCTTTTATAGATAAAGGTGAAGATGTCTACGAAGTAAAACCTTTTGGATGGGTAACAAAAACTAAATGTCGCCCTGAGATATTCAAAGCTCACAGGGTTCAATTAAAATATCTGGGTAAAATATGGGACACAGCAACTCTTCAGTACATAATAGCAGCTGGTGCCGATATATCATCATATATTAACAAGACTAAGAAACTTCTTTTGGGGCTAAACAAACAATCAACAGTAGATTTTCTGAACAGCTTTGCAGTACAAAAAAAAGCAAAAACAAAAATAATAGCGAGAAACAAAGAAGGAACAGTCACAGAAATAACTATTGAGGATGAAGATGATTATATAGCTTCTTTAATTAGGGCTTGCGCAAATGGGAATTTTGGTCTTGTAAAAATACTTATAAATCATGGAGCAAATATAAATACACACAAAGGTGCCCCTCTTGTATGGGCATCCATGTATGGACATTTAAACATAGTGAAATACCTTCTGGATCATGGAGCCGATATACATGCTCAATTTGATAGACCATTAAGAGAAGCTATATATTATAACAGATTCGAGGTTGTAAAAGAATTGCTTAACAGAGGATGCGGACTAGATAATGTAGAAGATGTGGTAAAAGAGTGTGTAAAATTTAATTGTGTTGATATGATAAGGTTATTACTAAAATACGGTTTAGCAGAAGCATTAGATAACAAAACAAAAAAAGAATTGATAGACTACGCAGCTAAAAATAAATCTGCAATGATATACGGACTTCTAAAAAGAAGGCTAATACTTCAGAAGAAAATTAGATGAATTAAACATTTTTAAATTTTGAGCCAACCATTTTGTAAACAATCAGAATAAACAAGCCTATAGTTATAAAACTATCTGCAAGATTGAAGGCCGGATAGTGGTATCGACTTATGTGAAAATCAAGGAAATCGACGACATAGCCTTTAAAAATCCTATCATAGAGATTACCCAAATCCCCACCGGCCAAAAACGATAAACCCAATATGAAGGCTATATTCCTATCCCTACCAAAAAGCACTAAATACAAAACCACAACAAAAACAACCAGGCTCACACCACCCAAAAGAAGCAGGCGAAGATTCTCCGGCAGATGGGCAAAAACACCAAAAGCCACTCCCGTATTCCTAACATTGACGATATTAAAGAAGCCCTCTATAATACTTATTCCACCGTTCAACGGGATATGTTCAGATATATATAACTTTGTAAAGTAATCAAGTATAAAAAAAAGGAGTATCAAAGATACTCCTTTTAGCCCGTGCTTACCTATCTTCACTGATTATCTTCCTCTACGAACTCAACAATGGAGACAGGGGCTGCATCACCCTTCCTGTATCCCAGCTTGATCCTTCTGACATAGCCACCGTTCCTTGAGGCAAATCGTGGGGCTATATTGTCAAACAGCTTTCTGACGGCCTTTTTGTTGTTGTTCAGTTTAGATAGAGCCCTTCTCCTTGAGCTTAGATTGTCGTTTTTGGCCATGGTTATAAGCTTACTTATAAACCTAACAAGCTCCCTTGCTTTGGCATCGGTGGTCTTGATCCTTTCATTCTCAATCAAAGAGATGGCAAGGTTCCTTAAGAGGTGCTTTCTCCTCTCGCCATCTATGCTGAGCGTCTTATAACCCTTTCTATGCCTCATTGTCCTCTCCTTCTTTTTCTTCTATTAGCTGCTTTATCTTATCCAGCTGCTCCTGACTGAACTGCATGCCCAACTCCAAGCCCAGCTGCTTCAAGGAGTCCTTTATCTCCTTCAAAGATTGCTTTCCGAAGTTTTTGGTGCTTAGAAGCTCTGCATCGGTCTTTTGCGTAAGCTCATAGATGTATTTGATGTTATGAGCAGCCAAGCAATTCGAAGCTCTTACATTAAGCTCAAGCTCCTCAACGGGTTTTAACAGATTCTCGTTGATCTCTATATCCGACCTGCTCTCCTCTGGCTGCTTCTCGGATGTCTCCTTAAAGTCACCAGAGAAAACAGATATGTAATTACCCAGGATATAGCTGGCCTGCTTAAGTGCATCCTGCGGCATAATGGTTCCGTCTGTCTCTATTTCCAATACCAGCTTCTCAAAGTCGTAATAATCCTTCATTGTGCTTTTCTGGGTATGGTATGCAACCTTGACTATGGGTGAGAATAGGGCATCCACCGGTATATAACCTATCTCCCTATTTACAACCTCATAATCGGCCTGTTTATAACCTACGCCCTTCTGCAGATACACCTTGGCGTTAAACGAGGCCCCATCCATAAGTTCTGCTATATACACATCCTTGTTGACAACCTCTATATCACCGGGCGTCTCTATATCCGAGGAGGTTATAACAGCCGGACCTTCCTTGCTTATATAGACCTCACCCTCTTTGAAGTTGTCGTTTAACGATTTGAACCTAACCTGTTTTAGGTTGAGCACTATATTCAAAACATCCTCTTTCACACCCTCAATGGTGCTAAACTCATGCTCAACCCCATCTATCTCAACGCCAACAACAGCTATACCCACAATGGATGAAAGCAATACCCTTCTTAAGGCATTGCCTATGGTTATAGCATAACCTTCATTCAAAGGCTCCAAGCTAAACCTGCCGTAAGTGGGTGTATGCTCTTCAACATTGACCTCTGTAGGTAATTTCAAGTAATCAAAAACGCCCATCATCTTAGCTTCCCTTCGTTATTTTTTATTTGGAGTACAACTCAACTATGGCGTTTTCATTGAACGGAGGTTGTACATCATCCCTTGTAGGCAGATCCACAAATGTTGCACTGACATTATCCAAGTCAACATTGATCCACGATGCAGACATCCTCCTTGAATTCTCCTCAAACCTCCTCTTGAACTCTTCCTTGGCCTTCATCTTATCGGATACGCTTATCACATCGCCTTTCTTAACCAAATAGGACGGAATATCAACCTTCTTGCCGTTAACCCTTATATGGCCATGGGAAACAAGCCTTCTTGCCTCCCTCCTCGATGAGGCCATGCCGGCCCTATAGACCACATTGTCAAGCCTTCTTTCGAGCAAAACAACGAGGTTTGCACCGGTCTCGCCCCTCTGCCTTTTGGCCTCCTCAAAATACCTTCTAAACTGCCTCTCCAAAACACCGTAAACGGCCTTGGCCTTCTGCTTCTCGGCCAAATGGAGCGCATACGACGACATCTTTCTCCTTGCATTTCTGCTTTTACCTGGAGGATACGGCCTTCTTTCAAAGGCGCATTTGTCGGTAAAGCACCTATCGCCCTTAAGAAACAGCTTTACACCTAAAGCCCTACATCTCCTACAAGCAGGTCCTGTATATACAGCCATACCTTACACTCTCCTTATACCCTTCTTCTTTTTGGTGGTCTGCAACCGTTATGTGGAATAGGTGTAACATCCCTGATGGACTTAACCCTCAAACCGGCAGACTGAAGAGACCTAATAGCAGTCTCCCTGCCCGGTCCTGGGCCTTTAACCCTAACATCTATCTCCTTCATGCCCATAGCCATAGCCTTCTTGGCTGCATTCTCAGCAGCTAACTGGGCTGCAAACGGCGTTCCCTTCCTGGTGCCTTTAAAACCACTATCGCCAGCTGAGGACCAGCAGAGCACATTACCATCAGGATCAGTAATCGTCACGATGGTATTGTTAAATGTGGCCTGAATATGGGCTATGCCACTGACAACATTCCTCTTAACCTTCTTCTTCCTCTTGACTGCTTTAGCCATATATCCCCATCTCCTTTACTTTCTTCCTACCGTTTTTTTCTTGCCTTTTCTGGTTCTTGCGTTCGTTCTGGTCCTCTGCCCTCTAACGGGCAATCCCCTTCTGTGCCTTAAACCCCTGTAATTACCCAAATCCATCAAGGCCTTGATGTTCATTGCCACTTCTTTTCTCAGCTCTCCCTCGACCTTGTAATCGGCAACGATACTCCTTATCCTTTGAATTTCCTCAGGGGTCAACTCGTGGGTCCTCTTGTCTGGATCCACATTGGCCTTCTGCAAGATTTCCATAGAACGGGTCCTACCTATACCGTAAATATAGGTAAGAGCTATAAATATCTTCTTGTTCCTCGGTAATTCAACACCTGCAATACGAGCCACTTATCCCTCCATTAACCTTGTCTTTGTTTATGTTTAGGGTTTTCGCAAACAACCCTTACAACGCCTTTTCTTCTGATGATCTTGCACTTAGGGCAGATCTTCTTCACGGATGGCCTAACCTTCATCTGAAACCTCCATCACTTGTATCTGTAAACTATCCTTCCCCTCTCAATGCTATAGGGGGATAACTCAACCTTTACCTTATCGCCGGGCAAAATTTTAATAAAATGCATCCTCATCTTGCCCGCCACATGCGCCAAAACAACATGGCCGTTTGACAACTTAACCCTGAACATAGCATTGGGCAGAGCCTCTATCACCTCACCATCAACCGAGATACTCTTCTCTTTAGCCATAAATCAGCTCACCTCACTCAAGATTACGGGTCCTTCGTCTGTGATAGCAATGGTGTGTTCGAAATGCGCTGAAGGCTCACCGTCGGCTGTAACAACCGTCCACTTATCCTTCAAGACCTTAACCCTCCAGGTGCCTGCATTAACCATCGGCTCTATAGCGATAGTCATGCCAACCCTCAGCATGGGACCCCTGTCGAATTTAGAAGGGACATAATTGGGAACCTGCGGCTCCTCATGAAGCTTTCTACCAATGCCATGTCCCACATAATCCCTTACAACACTAAAACCAAAACCCTCAACATAACTCTGAATAGCACCGGAAATGTCATAGAGAAAATTACCCGCCTTTGCCTGGGCTATACCCTCATACAGTGCTTTGCGGGTAACATCCATAAGCTTTTGTTTCTTCTCATCTATCTTACCAACAGCCACGGTAATTGCTGAATCACCATACCATCCCTCATAGATAAGGCCAAAATCCAAGCTGATTATATCACCTTCCTTCAAAACCCTCTTTTTGGATGGTATGCCGTGCACAACCTCATCGTTAATGGATGTGCACAAGGATTTGGGAAAACCACCATAACCCTTAAAGGCGCACTTAGCGTGCCTTTTCTTGGCCTCCTCTTCAGCCCGCCTATTCAAATACTCGGTGGTTATACCAGGTTTTACCTCATTTTTCAAGATATTAAGTATCTCGCCAACCATCCGATTGACCGTTCGCATCTTTTCTATTTCTTGTTTACTCTTTAGAACAATCATCCCAAAACTTCTTTTATTCTTCCAAATATCTCATCTATGGTTCCAACACCGTTGATCTTAACGAGCTTTCCCGTCTTTGTGTAATACTCAACAAGCGGCATGGTTGATTTCTTGTAAACCTCCAACCTGTTTTTGACAACCTCTTCTGTATCATCATCCCTTTGAATAAGCTTGCTGCCACACTGATCGCAAATATTATCCTTCTTCGGTGGATTGTTCTTTATGTGATAAACCGCCCCACAGCTGGGACAAACCCTTCTGCCTGTAAGCCTGTCTATTATCTCCTCTTCGGGCACATCGATTAACAACACCCTATCCAGTTGAAGGTTGTTCTTCTTTAACATCTCATCGAAGGCCTCAGCCTGTGCAACCGTTCTGGGGAAACCATCCAGGATAAATCCGTTCTTGCAATCGTCTTCCTTTATCCTGTTCTCCATCATGCCTATTATAACATCATCAGGAACAAGCTCGCCCTTATCCATATATACCTTGGCCTTCTTTCCCAGCTCCGTCTCTTCCTTTACCTCTTTTCTTAAGATATCGCCTGTCGAGATCTGTGGAATCCCGTATTCCTTGCTAATCAAAACACCCTGGGTTCCCTTACCCACACCGGGTGCGCCAAGCAAAATCAAAATCATCCTCTCTCCCCCTCACTATCTCGTTCTTCGGTTTTTCAAGAATCCTTCATAGTTGCGCATGTAGAGGTGCGCCTGAATCTGCATTATCGTATCCAAGGCAACCTGAACAACAATCAGCAACGCCGTGCCGCCGAAATAGAAAGGCACATTAAACTTCCTTATCAATATCCACGGCAACACACAGACAAAGGATAGGTATATTGCACCGCCAAATGTCAGCCTGTCCAATACCCAATCCAAGTATTGGGCTGTGTATTTACCGGGTCTTATACCGGGTATAAAACCGTTATTCTTCTTCAGATTATCAGCTATATCCTTTGGATTAAACACTATTGCTGTGTAAAAATAGGCAAAGAAGAAGATCAATGCAATATAGACAACGCTGTATATCAAACCGCCCGGCATTATATAGTCTGAAATAGACTTAAGCCAGGAAACATTGACTATCTTCGAAATGGTGGCAGGGAACAAGAGAATAGATGATGCAAAGATCGGCGGAATAACACCAGAAACATTGATTTTTAAGGGTATATAGCTGGTCTGGCCGCCATACAGCCTCTTTCCCACCATTCTTCTTGGGTATTGCACCGGTATCCTTCTCTGGGCAAGCTCCACAAAGACAACAAATGCCACCACGCCAACGGCAACGGCGAATATAACAAGCAGCGACAAGATGCTCATCTCACCGGCGCTGACAAGCCTAAACATATTGCCCAACGCTGCAGGCAACCTCGCAACGATACCGGCAAAGATTATCAGGGATATTCCATTACCGATACCCCTCTCTGTTATCTGCTCACCCACAAACATCAAAAACACGCTGCCTGCCATCATGGTCATGGCTGTAAACAGCACAAAGGGCAGACCGTGCCATATAACAACGCTTGCTCCGCCAGGGCCGTGCATGGACTGCAAACCCACGGCAATACCTATACCCTGCAGGAACGATATAACAACCGTGCCATAGCGGGTGTATTCCGTTATCTTCCTCCTGCCAGCCTCACCCTCCTTCTTTAAGGCGGCCAATTCCGGGCTGACAGCGGTAAGCAGCTCCATTATGATAGCTGCAGATATGTATGGCATTATACCCAGAGAGATTATACTGAAGTTCTTGATAGCTCCACCGGAAAACAGGTTAAACAGACCCAGTGCTGTGCCTCGAGCCTGCTCAAAGATAGCCGCCAACACATGGGGGTTAACGCCCGGTGTTGGCACATGGGCCGCTATCCTGAAGACAACGAACATCAACAGGGTAAAAAACAGCCTCCTATTCAGCTCGGGCACATTGAAGATATTAGAATAATCCTCCCTCACTGTAATACCTCTATACTACCACCGGCTTTTTCTATCTTCTCTTTTGCGGAGTTGGAAAATGCATCCGCAATTACGGTCAATTTCTTATTCAATTCACCGTTGCCCAAAATCTTAACCGGTTTGGAGCCCTTTATTAGGCCCTTTTGAACCATATAGTTTATATCGACCACATCACCATCGTTGCAGACAGCCTCAAGCCTGTCGACATTCACCACCTCATACTCCACCCTAAAGGGGTTCTTGAAGCCCCTCTTGGGGAGTCTTCTATACAGAGGTGTCTGACCACCCTCAAAATATGCTGCCTTTGCTCCACCAGAGCGTGCCTTCTCGCCTTTATTTCCCTTACCGGCTGTCGTTCCCCAGCCGCTTGAGTCTCCTCTACCGACCCTTTTTCTATCCTTTACAATGCGTGGTAATTCGTAAAGCTCCATTGTTTTCACCCCTTCTAAAGTTCTTCTACCTTAACCATAAAGGATACCTTTCTAATCATACCCCTTATATAGGGTGTATCCTTCCTTATAACAGACTTATTAGGCCTCTTCAAGCCCAAGGCAATGGCCGTCTTCCTTATGGATGGCTTCTGCCCTATCAAACTCTTAGTAAGCGTTATCTTTAAGTCTCCCATACTCCACCTCACTTAGACTGCCTGATTCTTTCAATCTCTTCCTTATCCCTCAACAGGCTCAATGCCTTTATCAACGCCCTCGATAGATTGTGGACATTGTTTGAACCAATGGATTTGGTCACTATGTTCCTGATTCCGCATACCTCCAGGATTGCCCTGGCTGTATTGCCTGCAATAATTCCCGTACCGGGTCTTGCAGGCTTAATTAAAACCCTGCCAGCG
It encodes:
- a CDS encoding carbon starvation CstA family protein — encoded protein: MNATILVIVGLIVYIVFYKAYGGFLQKSIVGKSDQEVPSKRLFDNVDYVPANKYVLFGHHFASIAGAAPIVGPAIALAWGWLPALLWVWFGNVFIGAVHDYLSLMSSVRYDGHSVQWVAGRVIKKRTSYIFAWFILFVLILVVAAFGAVLGGIFVKQPAVPTAYFLQIAFALVLGFVMYKMKANFGISTILAIILLAISIIAARYYPFHASYKTWMIVFLVYIIIAAALPVNILLQPRDYMNAWLLVFGLFLGGIAVILAFKPMTIPQATMFSAPIIGGQPTPFWPAIPLIIACGSLSGFHALVASGTTSKQLADEVEGLFIGYGSMLTEGFLSTLVILSIGIAGMGIVGADKAKELTSTATYFGTHYIGVMKANGGPVGIFAKSYATVVNGVLGIPKAFMIILAAMWVASFAMTTLDTTNRLARYTFAEILEPLKDNAKGLYELFTNKWVASFIPAAIGIGLAWSGEWKVIWPAFGAANQMLASIALFTAAAWVMRVQKKPSWPVFAPAIFLWITVTLAMVWYLIKVIPVFMHKNPVQAYTLGAIMVIMLILNLILIYDFSKPDKTQQFVKDNA
- a CDS encoding ArsA family ATPase → MKNIIFFLGKGGTGKTTSSVGFAYYLVDQDKSVYLASIDPAHNIGDIISNSNLKGPTNIYKGLYAEEIDTEFYLKQFINTTTKRMKETYKYLQIINLDSMLDIMKYSPGMEEYAIMYALKDKIESNLDKDYIIIDTPPTGLMLKIFALPITSKMWIDRLIKWRKKIIQTRGAIKNINPKAIDDELAITEEDDKVLKELGLQSQTVEFLLNLLRDKNKTKTVIITNEDSLSLSESKRIIEGLNHLSIPLNLIVLNKKGLMNKPENLENHFNVDMVEVPFIENATNIENIKKLCQVWAKRVLDE
- a CDS encoding ankyrin repeat domain-containing protein, producing MDIELDIEWETYFYSKTEAGKLMTKKNDPPPKKYFKIINPNGHYGISYTEGINEDILPFNPDPYGEPGGIYFAAKDIFSFIDKGEDVYEVKPFGWVTKTKCRPEIFKAHRVQLKYLGKIWDTATLQYIIAAGADISSYINKTKKLLLGLNKQSTVDFLNSFAVQKKAKTKIIARNKEGTVTEITIEDEDDYIASLIRACANGNFGLVKILINHGANINTHKGAPLVWASMYGHLNIVKYLLDHGADIHAQFDRPLREAIYYNRFEVVKELLNRGCGLDNVEDVVKECVKFNCVDMIRLLLKYGLAEALDNKTKKELIDYAAKNKSAMIYGLLKRRLILQKKIR
- the lspA gene encoding signal peptidase II; its protein translation is MKIGKHGLKGVSLILLFFILDYFTKLYISEHIPLNGGISIIEGFFNIVNVRNTGVAFGVFAHLPENLRLLLLGGVSLVVFVVVLYLVLFGRDRNIAFILGLSFLAGGDLGNLYDRIFKGYVVDFLDFHISRYHYPAFNLADSFITIGLFILIVYKMVGSKFKNV
- the rplQ gene encoding 50S ribosomal protein L17, with the protein product MRHRKGYKTLSIDGERRKHLLRNLAISLIENERIKTTDAKARELVRFISKLITMAKNDNLSSRRRALSKLNNNKKAVRKLFDNIAPRFASRNGGYVRRIKLGYRKGDAAPVSIVEFVEEDNQ
- a CDS encoding DNA-directed RNA polymerase subunit alpha; this encodes MMGVFDYLKLPTEVNVEEHTPTYGRFSLEPLNEGYAITIGNALRRVLLSSIVGIAVVGVEIDGVEHEFSTIEGVKEDVLNIVLNLKQVRFKSLNDNFKEGEVYISKEGPAVITSSDIETPGDIEVVNKDVYIAELMDGASFNAKVYLQKGVGYKQADYEVVNREIGYIPVDALFSPIVKVAYHTQKSTMKDYYDFEKLVLEIETDGTIMPQDALKQASYILGNYISVFSGDFKETSEKQPEESRSDIEINENLLKPVEELELNVRASNCLAAHNIKYIYELTQKTDAELLSTKNFGKQSLKEIKDSLKQLGLELGMQFSQEQLDKIKQLIEEKEGEDNEA
- the rpsD gene encoding 30S ribosomal protein S4: MAVYTGPACRRCRALGVKLFLKGDRCFTDKCAFERRPYPPGKSRNARRKMSSYALHLAEKQKAKAVYGVLERQFRRYFEEAKRQRGETGANLVVLLERRLDNVVYRAGMASSRREARRLVSHGHIRVNGKKVDIPSYLVKKGDVISVSDKMKAKEEFKRRFEENSRRMSASWINVDLDNVSATFVDLPTRDDVQPPFNENAIVELYSK
- the rpsK gene encoding 30S ribosomal protein S11 codes for the protein MAKAVKRKKKVKRNVVSGIAHIQATFNNTIVTITDPDGNVLCWSSAGDSGFKGTRKGTPFAAQLAAENAAKKAMAMGMKEIDVRVKGPGPGRETAIRSLQSAGLRVKSIRDVTPIPHNGCRPPKRRRV
- the rpsM gene encoding 30S ribosomal protein S13, which gives rise to MARIAGVELPRNKKIFIALTYIYGIGRTRSMEILQKANVDPDKRTHELTPEEIQRIRSIVADYKVEGELRKEVAMNIKALMDLGNYRGLRHRRGLPVRGQRTRTNARTRKGKKKTVGRK
- the rpmJ gene encoding 50S ribosomal protein L36; the encoded protein is MKVRPSVKKICPKCKIIRRKGVVRVVCENPKHKQRQG
- the infA gene encoding translation initiation factor IF-1, which gives rise to MAKEKSISVDGEVIEALPNAMFRVKLSNGHVVLAHVAGKMRMHFIKILPGDKVKVELSPYSIERGRIVYRYK
- the map gene encoding type I methionyl aminopeptidase, with the protein product MIVLKSKQEIEKMRTVNRMVGEILNILKNEVKPGITTEYLNRRAEEEAKKRHAKCAFKGYGGFPKSLCTSINDEVVHGIPSKKRVLKEGDIISLDFGLIYEGWYGDSAITVAVGKIDEKKQKLMDVTRKALYEGIAQAKAGNFLYDISGAIQSYVEGFGFSVVRDYVGHGIGRKLHEEPQVPNYVPSKFDRGPMLRVGMTIAIEPMVNAGTWRVKVLKDKWTVVTADGEPSAHFEHTIAITDEGPVILSEVS
- a CDS encoding adenylate kinase — encoded protein: MILILLGAPGVGKGTQGVLISKEYGIPQISTGDILRKEVKEETELGKKAKVYMDKGELVPDDVIIGMMENRIKEDDCKNGFILDGFPRTVAQAEAFDEMLKKNNLQLDRVLLIDVPEEEIIDRLTGRRVCPSCGAVYHIKNNPPKKDNICDQCGSKLIQRDDDTEEVVKNRLEVYKKSTMPLVEYYTKTGKLVKINGVGTIDEIFGRIKEVLG
- the secY gene encoding preprotein translocase subunit SecY; this encodes MREDYSNIFNVPELNRRLFFTLLMFVVFRIAAHVPTPGVNPHVLAAIFEQARGTALGLFNLFSGGAIKNFSIISLGIMPYISAAIIMELLTAVSPELAALKKEGEAGRRKITEYTRYGTVVISFLQGIGIAVGLQSMHGPGGASVVIWHGLPFVLFTAMTMMAGSVFLMFVGEQITERGIGNGISLIIFAGIVARLPAALGNMFRLVSAGEMSILSLLVIFAVAVGVVAFVVFVELAQRRIPVQYPRRMVGKRLYGGQTSYIPLKINVSGVIPPIFASSILLFPATISKIVNVSWLKSISDYIMPGGLIYSVVYIALIFFFAYFYTAIVFNPKDIADNLKKNNGFIPGIRPGKYTAQYLDWVLDRLTFGGAIYLSFVCVLPWILIRKFNVPFYFGGTALLIVVQVALDTIMQIQAHLYMRNYEGFLKNRRTR
- the rplO gene encoding 50S ribosomal protein L15, with protein sequence MELYELPRIVKDRKRVGRGDSSGWGTTAGKGNKGEKARSGGAKAAYFEGGQTPLYRRLPKRGFKNPFRVEYEVVNVDRLEAVCNDGDVVDINYMVQKGLIKGSKPVKILGNGELNKKLTVIADAFSNSAKEKIEKAGGSIEVLQ
- the rpmD gene encoding 50S ribosomal protein L30; amino-acid sequence: MGDLKITLTKSLIGQKPSIRKTAIALGLKRPNKSVIRKDTPYIRGMIRKVSFMVKVEEL